From bacterium, a single genomic window includes:
- a CDS encoding PorV/PorQ family protein has product MLAGPALCETKDTAQFIWLHIEPGSRPGGIGKTFTGLADDANASFYNPGGLALLEKNSITVMHEPRGTGDLKDIFYDYAAFAYRTGKYGTLCFDVIYSDAGRTDMMDLEGRKIGVMHSYGAAPSLYWSYPVRQDLGVGGGLTYAYQHLTDLPGGVDQQLLFNGGVLYKTPLKGLSGGLAFTNLGTNKTAKRVNEEEQEIEVSWAPPRTMRLGLAYKVFSTNLNDLTVAADGSKLLMNLNDRLSEEFGQAIYSGGAEYIYAKMVAVRAGYYRDRWGEITGLTLGFGFAYTGLSFDYSRIPEGEAFGDRHRFAVGYVF; this is encoded by the coding sequence GTGCTTGCGGGACCGGCGTTATGCGAAACTAAGGACACGGCGCAGTTTATTTGGCTCCATATCGAACCCGGTTCCCGCCCGGGCGGCATCGGCAAAACCTTCACCGGCCTGGCCGACGACGCCAACGCCTCGTTCTACAACCCGGGCGGCCTGGCGCTGTTGGAGAAGAACAGCATTACCGTTATGCACGAACCCCGCGGCACCGGCGACCTTAAAGACATCTTCTACGATTACGCCGCGTTCGCCTACCGCACCGGCAAATACGGTACGCTGTGCTTCGACGTCATATACAGCGACGCCGGTAGAACCGATATGATGGACCTCGAAGGCCGGAAAATAGGCGTAATGCACAGTTACGGCGCGGCGCCGTCCCTCTATTGGAGTTATCCGGTCCGCCAAGACCTCGGCGTCGGCGGCGGCCTGACGTACGCGTACCAACACCTTACGGACCTTCCCGGCGGCGTCGACCAACAGCTATTGTTTAACGGCGGCGTCCTGTACAAAACGCCGCTCAAGGGCCTTTCCGGCGGCCTGGCCTTCACCAACCTGGGCACGAATAAAACCGCTAAGCGGGTGAACGAAGAGGAACAAGAGATCGAAGTTAGCTGGGCGCCGCCGCGTACTATGCGCCTCGGCCTGGCCTATAAGGTATTTTCGACCAACCTCAACGACCTCACCGTAGCCGCCGACGGCTCGAAGCTGTTGATGAACCTCAACGACCGCTTGAGCGAAGAGTTCGGCCAGGCGATTTACTCCGGCGGCGCGGAATATATATACGCCAAAATGGTGGCAGTACGAGCCGGCTACTACCGCGATAGGTGGGGCGAGATAACCGGCTTAACGTTAGGCTTCGGCTTCGCGTATACGGGCCTGAGCTTCGATTACAGCCGCATACCAGAAGGCGAGGCCTTCGGCGACCGGCACCGCTTCGCCGTCGGCTACGTCTTTTAA
- a CDS encoding PorV/PorQ family protein → MRGLITIITAAGIFAAAPTRAETRDVARFAFLLIEPGSRPGGFGKAFTGLADDINASFYNPGGLALLEKNSITVMHEPRGTADSQDMFYDYAAFAYRTGEYGTLCFDVVYSDAGKSDMTDPDKRVIGVMHIYDVAPSAYWSYPLRNDLGIGAGLTYAYQHLADIPGGVDQQLLFNGGVLYRTPLKGLSGGLAFANLGPNKSPTRVDEEQKESAVSWPPPRTMRLGLAYKFFSNELNDLTAAVDGSKPLMNLDDRLEDEFSQAVYSGGVEYVYAKIVAVRAGYYRDRWGAVNGLTPAFGFSYRGVGFDYGRVPEGEAFGDRHRFALGYYF, encoded by the coding sequence ATGAGGGGATTAATAACAATTATAACCGCGGCGGGAATATTCGCGGCCGCGCCGACGCGTGCCGAAACGCGAGACGTCGCGAGGTTCGCCTTTCTACTTATAGAACCCGGCTCCCGCCCGGGCGGTTTCGGTAAGGCGTTTACCGGCCTGGCCGACGACATCAACGCCTCGTTCTACAACCCGGGCGGCCTGGCGCTGTTGGAGAAGAACAGCATTACCGTAATGCACGAGCCCCGCGGCACCGCCGACTCGCAAGATATGTTTTACGACTACGCCGCGTTCGCGTACCGCACCGGCGAATACGGCACGCTGTGCTTCGACGTCGTATATAGCGACGCCGGCAAAAGCGACATGACCGACCCGGATAAGCGCGTGATCGGCGTGATGCATATTTACGACGTCGCTCCCTCCGCGTATTGGAGCTACCCGCTCCGCAACGACCTCGGCATCGGCGCCGGCCTGACGTACGCCTACCAACACCTGGCGGACATTCCCGGCGGCGTCGACCAGCAATTGTTATTCAACGGCGGCGTCCTCTACCGGACGCCGCTTAAGGGGTTGAGCGGCGGCCTCGCCTTTGCCAACCTCGGCCCGAACAAAAGCCCTACCCGAGTAGACGAGGAGCAAAAAGAGAGCGCCGTCAGCTGGCCGCCGCCGCGGACGATGCGGCTCGGCCTGGCTTATAAGTTTTTCTCGAACGAACTCAACGACCTCACCGCGGCCGTCGACGGCTCGAAGCCCTTGATGAACCTGGACGACCGGCTGGAAGATGAATTCAGCCAGGCGGTTTATTCCGGGGGCGTAGAATACGTCTACGCGAAAATAGTGGCGGTGCGGGCCGGGTACTACCGCGACCGGTGGGGCGCGGTGAACGGCTTGACGCCGGCCTTCGGCTTCAGTTACCGGGGCGTCGGTTTCGATTACGGCCGCGTCCCGGAAGGCGAGGCCTTCGGCGACCGCCACCGCTTCGCCCTGGGTTATTACTTCTAA
- the glyA gene encoding serine hydroxymethyltransferase, with product MSHLWQTDPEVAAAVLGELRRQTETLELIASENFVSEAVLETVGSVMTNKYAEGYPGRRYYGGCQYVDVGESLAIERAKRLFGAEHVNAQPHSGTQANMAVYFTVMEPGDTMLGMNLSHGGHLSHGHPINFSGKYFNVVQYGVREDDETVDFDALRTLAHEHKPKLVMVGASAYPRTLDFTKFRAICDEVGAVLVADIAHIAGLVATGLHPTPVGIADYITTTTHKTLRGPRAGMIMCREELAKDLDRVVFPGIQGGPLMHVIAAKAVCLAEALKPEFKDYQKQIVANAATLAARLAENGLRIVSGGTDTHLMLVDLRPFELTGKVAEKRLEEAGITVNKNTIPFDPQKPFVTSGIRIGTPALTTRGMREPEMKAIGDMIARVLKDIENDAVVAEVREEVRELCERFPLYAEMKARYIAEAKKRGMEA from the coding sequence ATGAGCCATTTATGGCAAACCGACCCGGAAGTGGCCGCGGCGGTTTTGGGCGAGTTGCGCCGCCAGACCGAGACGTTGGAGCTTATCGCCAGCGAGAACTTCGTGAGCGAGGCCGTGCTGGAGACCGTCGGCTCCGTTATGACGAACAAGTACGCCGAGGGTTACCCGGGACGCCGCTACTACGGCGGCTGTCAGTACGTCGACGTCGGCGAGTCGCTCGCGATCGAGCGTGCCAAACGGCTCTTCGGCGCCGAACACGTTAACGCCCAGCCTCACTCCGGGACCCAGGCCAACATGGCCGTCTACTTCACCGTGATGGAGCCGGGCGACACCATGCTGGGGATGAACCTCAGCCACGGCGGCCACCTGAGCCACGGCCACCCCATCAACTTCTCGGGGAAATACTTCAACGTCGTCCAGTACGGCGTACGCGAGGACGACGAGACCGTCGACTTCGACGCGCTGCGTACGTTGGCGCACGAGCACAAGCCGAAGCTGGTTATGGTGGGCGCCAGCGCCTACCCCCGCACCCTCGACTTCACGAAGTTCCGCGCTATCTGCGACGAGGTGGGCGCGGTGCTGGTCGCCGATATCGCCCATATCGCGGGGCTGGTCGCGACCGGCCTTCACCCCACGCCGGTGGGGATAGCCGACTACATAACCACCACCACCCACAAGACGCTGCGCGGCCCGCGCGCCGGTATGATAATGTGCCGGGAGGAGCTGGCCAAGGACCTCGACCGCGTCGTCTTCCCCGGCATCCAGGGCGGCCCGCTGATGCACGTCATCGCCGCCAAAGCGGTGTGCCTGGCCGAGGCGCTGAAGCCCGAGTTCAAGGATTACCAGAAGCAGATCGTCGCCAACGCCGCGACGCTGGCGGCGCGGCTGGCCGAGAACGGCCTGCGCATCGTCTCCGGCGGGACGGATACCCACCTCATGCTGGTGGACCTCAGGCCGTTCGAGCTGACGGGCAAAGTGGCCGAGAAGCGGCTGGAGGAAGCCGGCATAACCGTGAACAAGAACACCATCCCGTTCGACCCGCAGAAGCCGTTCGTTACCTCCGGCATCCGCATCGGCACGCCGGCGTTGACGACGCGCGGCATGAGGGAACCGGAGATGAAGGCCATCGGCGACATGATCGCGCGCGTCCTGAAAGATATCGAGAACGACGCCGTCGTCGCGGAGGTGCGCGAAGAGGTGCGCGAGCTGTGCGAGCGCTTCCCGCTGTACGCCGAAATGAAGGCGCGCTACATAGCGGAGGCGAAGAAGCGAGGGATGGAAGCGTGA
- the rpiB gene encoding ribose 5-phosphate isomerase B, translating to MKIAFAADHRGYPLKEYLKAAAAELGHEVVDFGTDCEESCDYVDFGRAAAEAVARGEAERGVLVCATGLGMSMAANKVPGVRAALCWTVYMARLTRAHNDANVLVLSGDQTGFQYGREMLTAWLETSFEGGRHARRVDKIKAIEGDYAK from the coding sequence GTGAAGATAGCTTTCGCGGCGGACCATCGCGGCTACCCGTTGAAGGAGTACTTGAAGGCGGCCGCGGCCGAGCTGGGCCACGAGGTCGTCGACTTCGGCACCGATTGCGAGGAGTCCTGCGACTACGTGGACTTCGGCCGGGCCGCGGCGGAGGCGGTGGCGCGGGGCGAAGCCGAACGCGGCGTTCTGGTGTGCGCTACCGGCCTCGGGATGTCGATGGCGGCCAACAAGGTCCCCGGCGTCCGCGCGGCGCTGTGCTGGACCGTCTACATGGCCCGGCTGACGCGCGCCCACAACGACGCCAACGTCCTGGTCCTCTCGGGCGACCAGACCGGTTTTCAGTACGGCCGGGAGATGCTGACGGCCTGGCTCGAGACGTCGTTCGAGGGCGGCCGCCACGCCCGAAGGGTGGATAAGATAAAAGCTATCGAGGGCGATTACGCCAAATAA
- a CDS encoding glycosyltransferase family 9 protein, translating into MRLIAIKTHAAGDLLLTTPALRTLRRAFPEADLVLLTGRANVDVAGAIPGADAYMFVEEKVAFKPNPVTTYRLTKDIKNSGADVAFLFQPWPGLARLLNWGGAAVYAPFTGPKPPRYLAGGARWQPNADKYIAETYVEVAEAAGCARDDLRLDFVIPRGVPKAAEITGIKKKKKYVALVPSGGRNPRETVAAKLPPAHFFVEIVDFIKKEAGRPVVLVGGPHDRERCAAITAKAGNGNVINLAGKTDIFESARVIDGAAYLITVDSLPLHVGVALKKPTLALFAPTNPSALLPRGGPAEAVAAELECAPCYANSPFPRCKRPFKYECRERISLARVKEFILKREQK; encoded by the coding sequence ATGAGGCTTATCGCTATAAAGACGCACGCCGCCGGGGACCTTCTGCTGACGACGCCCGCCCTCCGGACCTTGCGCCGCGCCTTTCCGGAGGCGGACCTGGTCCTCCTAACGGGGCGAGCCAACGTCGACGTCGCCGGCGCTATACCCGGCGCGGACGCGTATATGTTCGTGGAAGAGAAGGTCGCGTTCAAGCCGAACCCGGTCACGACGTACCGGTTGACCAAAGATATTAAAAATTCCGGAGCGGACGTAGCGTTCCTCTTCCAACCTTGGCCCGGCCTGGCGCGGTTGCTAAACTGGGGCGGAGCCGCCGTATATGCCCCGTTTACCGGACCGAAGCCGCCCCGGTACCTGGCCGGCGGCGCGCGCTGGCAGCCGAACGCGGACAAATACATCGCCGAAACCTACGTCGAAGTGGCCGAGGCGGCGGGCTGCGCCCGCGACGACTTGCGACTCGACTTCGTCATCCCGCGCGGCGTGCCGAAGGCGGCCGAAATCACGGGGATTAAAAAAAAGAAGAAATACGTAGCGCTGGTGCCTTCGGGGGGACGGAACCCGCGGGAAACCGTCGCGGCGAAGTTGCCGCCGGCGCACTTCTTCGTCGAGATCGTCGATTTTATCAAGAAGGAGGCCGGCCGCCCCGTCGTGTTGGTGGGCGGGCCCCACGACCGGGAGAGGTGCGCCGCCATAACCGCTAAGGCCGGCAACGGCAACGTAATAAACCTCGCCGGTAAAACGGACATATTCGAAAGCGCCCGGGTGATCGACGGCGCCGCTTACCTCATAACGGTGGACTCGCTGCCTCTGCACGTCGGCGTCGCCCTCAAAAAACCCACCCTCGCCCTCTTCGCCCCCACCAACCCGAGCGCGCTTCTCCCGCGCGGGGGGCCCGCCGAAGCCGTCGCCGCCGAACTGGAATGCGCTCCCTGCTACGCCAACTCGCCCTTTCCCCGCTGCAAACGCCCTTTCAAGTACGAATGCCGCGAGCGCATCTCCCTGGCCCGCGTTAAAGAATTTATCTTGAAGCGCGAGCAAAAATAA
- a CDS encoding outer membrane beta-barrel protein — MSVFTVFAAAVLAQQEGTEPEPTPTVQYLPAYVFPAVYVYGGAAWGPSYDAAPDITGRAAAVGLDDPLEDIGTLSAFGVTFDFFVGPYVAASLKLTQEQAPRRETVLKYDYATFPKGPPPTRASWPVEERLAYKFQNVDYKIALKYVVLPAWPVTPYAAAGIGGNLTTIDVDDHVSDAFLQKSQGGGLLTSGWFQQFSFDWALYAGIQVNLGDNLFLITEYNYDRQFREHEVAGYKYRTGLQGLFAGAGWRFL; from the coding sequence TTGTCCGTATTCACGGTCTTTGCGGCCGCCGTCCTTGCGCAACAGGAGGGGACCGAACCCGAACCCACGCCTACCGTTCAGTATCTACCGGCCTACGTGTTCCCCGCGGTCTACGTGTACGGCGGCGCGGCGTGGGGGCCGTCGTACGACGCCGCGCCGGACATCACCGGCAGGGCCGCCGCGGTAGGCTTGGACGACCCGCTGGAAGACATAGGAACGCTCTCCGCCTTCGGCGTAACGTTCGACTTTTTCGTCGGTCCCTACGTCGCCGCCTCGTTAAAATTGACGCAAGAACAAGCCCCCCGCCGCGAAACCGTACTGAAATACGACTACGCCACTTTCCCCAAGGGGCCGCCGCCCACCAGGGCGTCGTGGCCGGTCGAGGAACGCCTGGCGTATAAATTCCAAAACGTCGATTATAAGATCGCGCTCAAGTACGTGGTTCTCCCCGCTTGGCCCGTTACGCCGTACGCCGCGGCCGGCATCGGCGGCAACCTGACGACGATAGACGTCGACGACCACGTATCGGACGCGTTCCTCCAAAAAAGCCAAGGCGGCGGCCTTTTGACGTCGGGTTGGTTCCAACAGTTCTCGTTCGACTGGGCCCTCTACGCGGGCATACAAGTGAACCTCGGGGACAACCTGTTCCTTATTACGGAATATAACTACGACCGCCAATTCCGCGAACACGAGGTCGCCGGCTATAAGTACCGCACCGGCCTCCAAGGGCTCTTCGCCGGCGCGGGGTGGCGCTTCCTATAG
- the dprA gene encoding DNA-processing protein DprA, producing the protein MEAGRQERVRATLALARVPGIGSVFFRRLLETFGEPAAVFTKTFDELAAVPGIGDERARALATFDGWKEVEAEMARAETLALRYVIWGEDDYPEPLAAIYDAPPVLYYKGALDRLTAPAVAAVGTRRPTDYGERATAFICEPLAEAGLAILSGMARGIDTCAHRAALKAGGVTVAVLGCGADVVYPPENKGLYDEICEKGLVVSELPPSARPEAQNFPRRNRIISGLGAGVLVVEAGERSGALITGYHAAEQGREVFAVPGSIFSPASDGCRRLIASGAKPVGSADEILEELAPQFSPVGGRRAARPTVDTASLGADEQELLKCVAGEAMPADELAARVGWDPSRAATALLSLEIAGLVEKLPGNNYRRIFM; encoded by the coding sequence ATGGAGGCTGGTCGGCAAGAGCGCGTACGGGCTACCCTGGCGCTGGCCCGCGTACCGGGCATCGGAAGCGTATTTTTCCGGCGCCTTCTGGAAACCTTCGGCGAACCCGCGGCGGTTTTTACGAAGACCTTCGACGAGCTCGCCGCGGTCCCGGGCATCGGCGACGAGCGGGCGCGAGCGCTCGCGACGTTCGACGGCTGGAAGGAAGTTGAGGCCGAGATGGCCCGGGCGGAGACTTTGGCCTTAAGGTACGTAATATGGGGCGAGGACGATTACCCCGAGCCCCTCGCCGCGATATATGACGCGCCGCCCGTGCTGTATTATAAAGGCGCGTTGGACCGGCTGACGGCGCCGGCCGTCGCGGCCGTGGGTACGCGCCGGCCCACCGACTACGGCGAGCGCGCGACGGCGTTCATATGCGAGCCCTTAGCGGAGGCGGGCTTAGCGATCTTAAGCGGGATGGCGCGGGGCATCGACACTTGCGCCCATCGGGCCGCGCTCAAGGCGGGCGGCGTTACCGTCGCCGTCCTCGGGTGCGGCGCCGACGTCGTCTACCCGCCGGAGAATAAGGGCCTGTACGACGAAATATGCGAAAAGGGCCTCGTCGTTTCGGAGTTGCCGCCGTCGGCCCGACCCGAGGCGCAGAACTTCCCGCGCCGCAACCGGATAATTAGCGGCCTGGGGGCCGGCGTCCTGGTCGTCGAGGCGGGGGAGCGCAGCGGCGCCCTCATAACCGGCTACCACGCCGCGGAGCAAGGCCGGGAGGTCTTCGCCGTGCCGGGCAGCATCTTCTCGCCGGCGAGCGACGGCTGCCGGCGGCTTATCGCCAGCGGCGCCAAGCCGGTGGGTTCGGCCGACGAAATCTTGGAGGAGCTCGCGCCGCAGTTCTCGCCCGTCGGCGGACGGCGCGCGGCTAGGCCGACGGTAGATACCGCGTCGCTCGGCGCCGACGAGCAGGAACTCTTGAAGTGCGTCGCCGGCGAGGCGATGCCGGCCGACGAGCTCGCGGCCCGCGTTGGGTGGGACCCGTCTCGAGCCGCGACCGCGTTGCTCTCCCTCGAGATCGCCGGCCTGGTCGAGAAGCTCCCCGGAAACAACTACCGCCGCATCTTCATGTAG
- the topA gene encoding type I DNA topoisomerase gives MGKSLLIVESAAKVKTIAKFLGKDYAVKSCQGHVADLPKSSLGVDVSKGFEPTYESTPAQKKILKTLTKAAEAADVIYLATDPDREGEAIAYHLSQHLDGARARRVSFNEITAAAVRAAVAEPRDLDLRLIAAQQARRILDRLVGYQVSPILWKKVTTGLSAGRVQSVAVRLICEREQEIEDFVADEYWTLGAEFETAAGERFAASLVSIDGETLMAPGRLVKYRRRLANEAEASAERDKVLKQSFVVTSFERGEKRRSPVPPFTTSKLQQAGARQFGFTGRKTMALAQVLYEGVDVGGGDRVGLITYMRTDSVRVASSAAAACRKYIEKEFGADYLPAKPRFYRSRRGAQEAHEAVRPTDVARAPEAVKGHLTADQFKLYDLIYRTFVASQMADAVFDTATAALEGGGYLFRALTQALKFPGFMKVTPRETGAGELLPSLAVGDEVPLADVTPEQHFTKPPPRYNDASLVQALEEHGIGRPSTYAPTVATIIDRKYIERVRRAFHPTELGKLVNALLVASFPDIFDVQFTAKVESQLDAVEEGRAEWDAVLADFYGPFAADLAQAADVMDAVRDEAAERTDVDCPKCGGKMEVRWGRFGKYLRCENYPDCGQTMNFERDEDGKVVPVEAEDTGETCEKCGGAMVVKRGRYGEFLACDKYPECKNTRPLRKKVDAKCPKCGGRVVERRGKRNRRFYGCEKYPECDFTANAVPVNEECPACGAPYLLEGKRGKYCAKRSCGYRGPGEED, from the coding sequence ATGGGTAAAAGTTTATTAATCGTCGAATCGGCCGCCAAGGTCAAGACCATCGCGAAGTTCCTGGGCAAGGACTACGCCGTAAAGTCTTGCCAGGGCCACGTTGCGGACCTGCCGAAGTCTTCGCTCGGCGTCGACGTATCCAAGGGTTTCGAGCCCACGTACGAATCCACGCCGGCGCAGAAGAAAATATTGAAAACCCTTACCAAGGCGGCCGAGGCCGCGGACGTGATTTATCTGGCCACGGACCCGGACCGCGAGGGCGAGGCCATAGCGTACCACCTGTCGCAGCATCTGGACGGCGCCCGCGCGCGCCGCGTATCGTTCAACGAGATAACGGCGGCGGCGGTGAGGGCGGCGGTGGCCGAACCGCGCGACCTGGACCTCCGCCTCATCGCGGCCCAGCAAGCCCGGCGCATACTGGACCGCCTCGTCGGGTACCAGGTCAGCCCCATATTGTGGAAGAAGGTCACGACCGGCCTTTCCGCCGGCCGCGTCCAGTCCGTGGCGGTCCGGCTTATCTGCGAGCGCGAGCAGGAAATCGAGGACTTCGTCGCCGACGAATATTGGACCCTGGGGGCCGAATTCGAAACCGCGGCCGGCGAACGCTTCGCCGCGTCGCTCGTCTCTATCGACGGCGAGACGTTGATGGCGCCCGGGCGGCTGGTCAAATACCGGCGCCGGCTGGCGAACGAGGCCGAGGCGTCGGCCGAACGGGACAAGGTCCTCAAGCAAAGCTTCGTCGTTACGTCGTTCGAACGCGGCGAGAAGCGCCGGTCGCCGGTCCCGCCTTTTACGACCAGTAAGTTGCAGCAGGCCGGGGCCCGGCAATTCGGCTTCACCGGCCGCAAGACCATGGCGCTGGCCCAGGTGCTCTACGAGGGCGTCGACGTGGGCGGCGGCGACCGGGTGGGCCTTATCACCTACATGCGAACCGACTCGGTGCGGGTGGCGTCGTCCGCGGCGGCCGCGTGCCGGAAATATATCGAAAAAGAGTTCGGCGCCGATTACTTACCCGCTAAGCCGCGTTTCTATCGCTCTCGCCGCGGCGCCCAGGAGGCCCACGAGGCCGTACGCCCCACCGACGTTGCGCGAGCGCCCGAGGCGGTGAAGGGACATCTCACCGCCGACCAGTTCAAACTGTACGACCTTATCTACCGCACGTTCGTGGCGTCGCAGATGGCGGACGCCGTCTTCGATACCGCCACCGCCGCGCTCGAGGGCGGCGGGTACCTCTTCCGCGCGCTGACGCAAGCGCTCAAGTTCCCGGGCTTCATGAAGGTTACGCCGCGCGAGACCGGCGCCGGCGAGCTACTGCCTTCGCTGGCGGTGGGCGACGAGGTTCCGTTGGCCGACGTCACGCCGGAGCAACATTTCACGAAGCCGCCGCCGCGCTACAACGACGCGTCGCTGGTCCAGGCGTTGGAGGAGCACGGCATCGGTCGCCCGAGCACGTACGCCCCCACGGTGGCCACCATCATCGACCGCAAGTATATCGAACGCGTCCGGCGGGCGTTCCATCCCACCGAGCTCGGCAAGTTGGTGAACGCCCTGCTCGTGGCGTCTTTCCCGGACATCTTCGACGTGCAATTTACGGCCAAGGTGGAGTCGCAGCTCGACGCCGTGGAGGAAGGCCGCGCGGAGTGGGACGCGGTGCTGGCCGACTTCTACGGTCCGTTCGCCGCCGACCTGGCGCAGGCCGCCGACGTTATGGACGCGGTGCGCGACGAAGCGGCGGAGCGCACCGACGTGGATTGCCCCAAGTGCGGCGGGAAGATGGAAGTACGGTGGGGAAGGTTCGGGAAGTATTTGCGGTGCGAGAATTATCCCGACTGCGGCCAGACCATGAACTTCGAGCGCGACGAGGACGGCAAGGTGGTCCCGGTCGAGGCCGAGGACACCGGCGAGACGTGCGAGAAGTGCGGCGGCGCGATGGTGGTAAAACGCGGCCGGTACGGCGAGTTCCTCGCCTGCGACAAATACCCGGAGTGCAAGAATACCCGTCCTCTACGCAAGAAGGTCGACGCCAAGTGTCCCAAGTGCGGCGGCCGGGTGGTGGAGCGGCGGGGCAAGCGCAATCGCCGCTTTTACGGCTGCGAGAAATACCCGGAGTGCGATTTCACCGCCAACGCCGTCCCGGTGAACGAAGAGTGCCCGGCCTGCGGCGCGCCGTACCTCCTGGAGGGGAAGCGCGGGAAGTATTGCGCCAAGAGGAGCTGCGGTTATCGCGGCCCGGGCGAAGAGGACTAA
- a CDS encoding cation diffusion facilitator family transporter, with product MPEHVPDDHGVSDLPSGRPARRLAWAISLTTLVLAGEVVGGIWAGSLALLSDAAHVFMDVFALTLSLGALLLARRPADERRTYGWHRAEVFAALINGVTLIAVAAFIFVEGIGRLMEPTPVKGVGLLVIAAAGLVANAAVALLLRRHVGSDINIRGAFLHVIGDALASAAVIVGALIVIFTGWFVVDPLLALAIAGLLLWGAGRLVRDALRILFEGTPPGVRPRDVARALTVVEGVTAVHDLHIWALCSHITNLSAHLVVCEGAGDDVRRAAEDALAARFKINHTTLQLEEEPCAAGSSDVFCEKLDH from the coding sequence TTGCCCGAACACGTCCCCGACGACCACGGCGTTTCGGATTTGCCCTCCGGCCGGCCGGCCCGACGGCTGGCCTGGGCCATCTCCCTTACGACGCTGGTGCTGGCGGGCGAGGTCGTCGGCGGTATATGGGCCGGCAGCCTGGCGCTGCTCTCCGACGCGGCGCACGTCTTTATGGACGTATTCGCGCTCACGCTCTCGCTGGGGGCGCTGCTCTTGGCGCGCCGCCCCGCGGACGAGCGACGCACTTACGGTTGGCATCGCGCCGAAGTATTCGCCGCTTTGATTAACGGCGTGACGCTTATCGCGGTCGCGGCCTTTATCTTCGTGGAGGGCATAGGCCGACTGATGGAGCCCACGCCGGTGAAGGGCGTGGGCCTGTTGGTGATCGCGGCCGCGGGCCTGGTGGCGAACGCCGCCGTCGCGCTGCTGCTCCGGCGGCACGTCGGCTCCGACATAAACATACGGGGAGCTTTTCTGCACGTCATAGGCGACGCGCTGGCGTCGGCCGCGGTGATCGTCGGCGCGCTTATAGTCATCTTCACCGGATGGTTCGTCGTCGACCCGCTGCTGGCGCTGGCGATCGCCGGCCTGCTGCTGTGGGGGGCCGGGCGGCTGGTGCGGGACGCGCTCCGGATCCTCTTCGAGGGCACGCCCCCCGGCGTGCGGCCCCGCGACGTCGCCCGGGCGCTGACGGTGGTAGAGGGCGTTACGGCCGTGCACGACCTCCACATCTGGGCGTTGTGCTCGCACATCACGAACCTGTCGGCCCACCTCGTCGTCTGCGAGGGGGCCGGCGACGACGTGCGGCGCGCCGCGGAGGACGCGTTGGCGGCCCGGTTTAAAATTAACCACACCACCCTTCAGCTCGAGGAAGAACCTTGTGCGGCCGGCTCGAGCGACGTCTTTTGCGAAAAATTAGACCATTGA